The sequence ACTTTACCAGAGTCATtttatggagaaaaaaaagtgaTTCAAAAGTTAGGTCTTCATTATGAAAGGATACATGCTTGCGAGAATGATTGTATGTTATTTTGGAAACATAATGCAAAAGCTGAATCCTGCTTGATTTGTGGGTAGTCTAGGTAGAGATCAGTTGAAGGTCAAAATACTAATGGGAATACTCAAGGAAAAACTGGTAAAAAAGTTCCTCGAAAAGTGTTATGTTACTTTCCCTTGAAACCAAGATTGCAAAGGTTATTTATATAACCATAAATAGCTTCAGATATGACATGGAATCATGATCGACATTCAAAAGATGGGGTTCTTAGACATCTTGCAGACTTAGAAGCATGGAAacattttgatacattgaaTCCGGGCTTTGCTAGAGATCCTCGTAATGTTAGACTTGGTTTAGCATCTGATGGGATAAATCCTTTTGGTAATTTAAGTGTTTCTCACAGCACTTGGCCAGTGATCACTACTGTCTACAACTTACCCCCTTGGGTGTGCATGAAGAAACCATATTGTTTCTTATCTTTGTTGATACCTGGTCGTAAAGCTCCTAGAAATGATATTGATGTATACTTAGAACCATTGATAGATGAGTTAAGAGAACTATGGTTTATGGAGTAGATACATATGATGCTTCTAGAAAAGAGAATTTTTGTAGGCGGGCAGCACTCTTATGGACTATAAATGATTTTCTAGCTTATGCCAATTTATCTGGATGGAGCACAGAAGGAGCTTTGGCTTGTCCGTTATGCAACAAAAACACTCCATCTACTCGATTAAGGTATGGTCGTAAGTTTTCTTATATGGGTGTTCGTAAATTTTTATCATCTAATCATAAGTGGCGAAGTAATAAACGTGATTTTGATAAAAAAGTAGAAAGAAGATCTGCCCTAGAAGTTCTTTCTGGAAAGGATGTTTTAGACCAATtgcttactctagaggacatgAAATTTggtaagattaaaaaaaaaaagaagtacaaaagaaGTAAAGGCATTCATAACTGGAGGAAGAAAAACATCTTTTTCAAGATTCCTTattggaaaaataatttaatacgTCATAATTTAGATGCGATGCATATTGACAAAAATGTGTGCGATAATATCATTAGGACATTTGTAGATATTGAAGGAAAAACAAAAGATAATTTGAATGCTCGCCACGATTTGAAGAAAATGGGTATAAGAAGTGAGTTTCATCCAACTCAAAGGGATGGAAGATGGTGTTATCCGGCAGCATGTTATTCTTTATTTGCAGATGAGAAGTCTAAAGTATGCAATTTCTTGAAAATGATTAAGGTTCCAAATGATTATTCTTCTAATATATCACGGTGGGTGAAGTCAGAAGATCGAAAAAATTATGGACTGAAGAGTCATGATTCTCATATTCTGTTGGAACAAATGCTTCCTTTTGCAATTCGCGGAG comes from Solanum pennellii chromosome 1, SPENNV200 and encodes:
- the LOC107008260 gene encoding uncharacterized protein LOC107008260, which produces MVYGVDTYDASRKENFCRRAALLWTINDFLAYANLSGWSTEGALACPLCNKNTPSTRLRYGRKFSYMGVRKFLSSNHKWRSNKRDFDKKVERRSALEVLSGKDVLDQLLTLEDMKFGKIKKKKKYKRSKGIHNWRKKNIFFKIPYWKNNLIRHNLDAMHIDKNVCDNIIRTFVDIEGKTKDNLNARHDLKKMGIRSEFHPTQRDGRWCYPAACYSLFADEKSKVCNFLKMIKVPNDYSSNISRWVKSEDRKNYGLKSHDSHILLEQMLPFAIRGVLPNNVYDAIFELSIFFRKLCSKTLRVDVFNQLAIQISITLSKLEKIFLSTT